In Chitinophaga nivalis, a single genomic region encodes these proteins:
- a CDS encoding MBL fold metallo-hydrolase encodes MKQELFYLKPNVIIGPLVDRWYAWTHLISPATAAMNVVNRHLKIMNSYIQSPQIHAAAVRNPKMLGGPFMDYNGQRVDEVKQLREEITTKQANAIAFAAAVKELDKLLKGYPKGLSLEPLYDKVPDILKGYVELLYDINNNASFRFFESLLYKSEFYAKDSQSVALWVTNNDERPFCLSTPQLDEEHILHLQIPFDHAGLDVLSRMKREAGSIDEVAALLGVPEESRALFDTFFTKQEHPRYRKYEGDKARMRYFGHACILIETKEVSILVDPLISYYGYESGVTHFSDIDLPDQIDYVLITHNHQDHIVFETLLPLRHKIKNIIVPATNSGSLQDPSLKLTFENIGFTNVIEIDELEAIRFENCTITGLPFTGEHSDLNIRTKACFHIAIDKFTFLFVADSRVMEARLYQHVQRIIGDVDVLFLGMECEGAPLSWLYGPLLTEDLSRENDQSRRLAGSDFEKGMHLVDIFHPKEAYVYAMGQEPWLEFISSIKYTPESKPIVQSNMLVAECLKRGIIAERLFGEKELLYDYEQQAVAAAL; translated from the coding sequence ATGAAACAGGAACTGTTCTACCTCAAACCCAACGTGATTATCGGACCTTTAGTTGACAGGTGGTATGCCTGGACCCACCTTATTTCTCCTGCTACCGCAGCCATGAATGTGGTGAACCGGCATTTAAAGATCATGAACTCGTATATCCAGTCACCCCAGATCCATGCTGCTGCTGTGCGTAACCCTAAAATGCTGGGAGGACCCTTTATGGATTACAATGGTCAACGTGTAGACGAGGTAAAACAATTACGGGAGGAGATCACTACCAAACAAGCGAATGCCATCGCTTTTGCTGCAGCCGTGAAAGAACTGGACAAGTTGCTGAAAGGCTACCCCAAAGGGCTTTCGCTGGAACCACTGTATGATAAGGTACCGGATATCTTAAAAGGTTATGTGGAACTGTTGTATGATATCAATAACAACGCCTCTTTCCGTTTTTTTGAATCCCTGTTGTATAAGAGTGAATTTTATGCAAAGGACTCTCAAAGTGTGGCACTGTGGGTCACCAACAACGACGAACGTCCTTTTTGTTTGAGTACGCCGCAGCTGGATGAAGAGCATATCTTACACCTGCAGATTCCTTTTGATCATGCCGGATTGGATGTGTTGAGCCGTATGAAAAGAGAAGCCGGCAGCATCGATGAAGTAGCCGCGTTGCTGGGTGTGCCGGAGGAGAGCCGCGCCCTGTTCGATACCTTCTTCACCAAACAGGAACATCCCCGGTACCGCAAATATGAAGGAGATAAAGCCCGGATGCGGTACTTTGGTCATGCCTGCATTTTAATTGAAACAAAGGAAGTGAGCATTCTGGTAGATCCGTTGATCAGCTACTATGGGTATGAATCCGGTGTCACGCATTTTTCTGATATTGATTTACCCGACCAGATCGATTATGTGTTGATTACCCATAATCACCAGGATCATATTGTGTTTGAAACACTGCTGCCGCTGCGTCATAAAATCAAAAATATTATTGTACCGGCTACCAACAGTGGCTCCCTGCAGGATCCTAGTCTCAAACTAACATTCGAGAATATCGGATTCACCAATGTGATAGAAATTGATGAACTGGAAGCCATCCGGTTTGAAAACTGTACCATCACGGGTTTGCCTTTTACCGGCGAGCATAGCGATCTGAATATAAGAACGAAAGCCTGTTTCCACATCGCGATTGATAAATTTACTTTCCTGTTTGTAGCAGATTCGCGGGTGATGGAAGCACGTCTTTACCAGCATGTTCAGCGTATCATCGGAGATGTGGATGTGTTGTTCCTGGGTATGGAATGTGAAGGCGCGCCGCTTTCCTGGCTCTATGGCCCGCTTTTGACAGAAGACCTGTCGCGCGAGAACGATCAGTCCAGAAGACTGGCGGGTAGCGATTTTGAAAAGGGAATGCACCTGGTAGATATCTTCCATCCCAAGGAAGCCTATGTATATGCGATGGGACAGGAGCCCTGGCTGGAATTTATCAGTAGTATCAAGTATACCCCGGAATCCAAGCCTATCGTTCAGTCAAACATGCTGGTAGCGGAATGTTTGAAACGTGGTATTATAGCAGAAAGATTATTCGGAGAAAAAGAATTATTGTATGATTATGAGCAGCAGGCAGTAGCCGCAGCATTGTAA